In Nasonia vitripennis strain AsymCx chromosome 2, Nvit_psr_1.1, whole genome shotgun sequence, a genomic segment contains:
- the LOC100119790 gene encoding collagen alpha-1(III) chain: MGPAEKRRRDDGALRPLPVLACLYLLVVALVCHLPPTQAVSCSDYKCNCKGIKGDVGIFGITGVQGPEGEPGDTGLDGPEGPKGEKGQSGEIGLTGEKGLRGEAGIQGFPGRPGESGRAGPTGPRGPDGLDGCNGTDGRAGVPGYPGPHGERGPFGHPGMKGPPGDAGEGGVNTKGVKGERGTAGLDGRPGPEGLRGLPGDNGYPGETGDIGYAGAQGLPGLRGDKGDDVTGPKGELGEQGDRGEKGQPNLNASHRPPNTTTRAGPQGPRGYKGEPGEHGRKGEQGNKGLPGHAGRDGLKGTKGEQGDDGPRGKQGVTGPQGPSGEKGQKGAPGYFGKQGPEGAKGEQGDQGRQGTPGRQGAAGEKGQYIPELDEIIRGSIGIQGDVGFPGEPGPPGTPGEPGKIGYIGPPGPPGPQGPAGKPGPKGSSVKGERGDDGPAGPIGYQGPIGLPGPVGPPGEKGFPGITITGPPGRDGFPGIDGQEGPLGDRGEPGAPGPKGFPGKGSPIVGPKGEAGLPGLPGMPGVPGLKGWDGPKGFKGFRGDDCGVCAPGAPGEKGELGTPGYDGFNGAPGFPGLPGPRGYKGTMGMPGAQGAPGLDGENGLHGMGGAQGPKGPAGRVILPGSHHVSPPGDKGDKGFPGIVGLRGIRGRPGDDGDFGFDGPKGEKGDYGMPGNPGRDGQPGWNGVDGLKGEPAPIPKEYLKGDGGYDGAPGPKGERGTPGAKGEVGDSSQHDIMPFKGVVGPRGFEGDDGKDGRKGERGDTGFRGLMGLSGEPGPPGFSAQGPDGIKGFPGVPGDEGPRGPAGFPGGSGIDGMPGLAGPKGDRGDIANNFYYGDLGEMGFKGEEGDMGDFGPPGFRGPPGEPGIKGFKGERGSIGYAGFPGTPGAKGPRGDSIQGWRGEPGLPGIPGRPGMIGDMGFKGLDGAPGFDGDKGVRGNVGLPGRRGPDGETGHQGFTGMDGQLGFLGAPGEDGDIGEVGDVGPKGWEGLMGEPGMNGPKGERGDYGLPGVEGPPGPPGWRGLKGDRGFMGLKGERGENSFSGPQGELGESGFVGAMGPPGPPGVDGRPGLPGTKGLSIDGFMGLKGIRGDNGYHGFNGTKGVKGEPGDFGRDGFKGEMGDVGPKGHKGYPGTHGLPGFKGERGPMGPPGVDGPKGKRGPDGDPGLMGRPGMPGDIGPTGLRGRPGPAGPKGLIGEPGFPGFGNATYGDEGDDGLDGLPGRKGERGPIGYMGAPGRKGEQGEYGMPGMEGFPGFPGQKGMVGDVGPEGPAGPPGEFPEHGEPGVPGLDGRPGLHGRPGFKGSPGDYGYDGPNGMTGEPGISYPGPKGERGDIGPRGYIGFPGAPGMEGMPGFPGPRGPKGMQGDIGYSGISNKGEFGELGLPGLDGRPGAKGQQGDEGFAGITGLPGLKGERGDDGYAGRPGLRGMDGRKGQKGERGHFIPGPRALKGFMGEPGYPGFPGERGLPGIVGEPGEDGIPGRVGETGMTGPPGNPGIDGPDGPDGPEGEAGATGRAGAQGFPGAPGLPAPPGPGPKNRGFYFARHSQSAMIPVCPRNTVKMWDGFSLLHVMGNSYAHAQDLGTPGSCLKKFSVMPFNVCNLNNVCDYANRNDYSYWLSSNEQMPMSMTPIPSREVGAYISRCSVCEAPTRLIVMHSQSMAIPECPGGWEELWAGYSFLMHRDAGAAGGGQPLSSPGSCLEEFRARPFIECRGQGTCNFFSTAVSYWMATIKDYEQFRKPQQQTLKTDHTSRVSRCSVCIRRRVSEESAHRGGARPPYQSNVHGGLREPTASYHPDDANNEIEGNGYYQHQRNPGQDWRRYPYGDQRQYQQPQQQQYPQRRRRPNENRRVADNLRRRGRHRKHAEVQE, translated from the exons GGTGAAGCGGGTATTCAAGGATTTCCTGGTCGGCCTGGAGAGTCG GGTCGAGCCGGACCCACAGGACCCAGAGGACCCGACGGTCTCGACGGCTGCAATGGAACGGACGGAAGAGCCGGTGTTCCCGGTTACCCTGGACCTCACGGTGAGAGGGGACCCTTCGGTCATCCTGGTATGAAGGGTCCGCCTGGTGACGCTGGCGAGGGTGGTGTCAATACCAAGGGTGTCAAGGGAGAACGCGGTACGGCTGGTCTCGACGGCAGACCG GGTCCCGAAGGTCTTCGCGGACTTCCCGGCGACAACGGATATCCCGGCGAGACAGGTGACATC GGTTACGCAGGCGCTCAAGGTCTTCCCGGTCTGAGGGGTGACAAGGGTGACGACGTCACCGGACCCAAGGGAGAGCTTGGTGAACAAGGAGACCGGGGTGAAAAGGGCCAGCCGAATCTGAACGCATCGCACAGACCGCCGAACACGACGACACGTGCCGGGCCTCAGGGACCCAGAGGCTACAAGGGTGAGCCCGGTGAGCACGGCCGCAAAGGAGAACAGGGAAACAAAGGACTGCCG GGACACGCCGGACGTGATGGATTGAAAGGCACGAAAGGAGAACAAGGTGATGATGGCCCGAGAGGAAAACAAGGTGTTACAGGGCCCCAGGGTCCGTCGGGAGAAAAAGGCCAAAAAGGTGCTCCCGGTTACTTTGGCAAACAGGGACCCGAGGGAGCTAAG GGTGAACAAGGTGATCAAGGTAGACAAGGTACACCCGGAAGACAAGGAGCTGCCGGTGAAAAGGGTCAGTACATACCGGAACTCGATGAGATCATCAGGGGTAGCATCGGTATCCAGGGTGACGTCG GTTTCCCCGGAGAACCAGGCCCTCCTGGAACGCCTGGAGAACCAGGAAAGATCGGATACATCGGACCACCAGGACCTCCCGGTCCTCAAGGTCCGGCAGGAAAACCGGGACCCAAGGGATCATCCGTCAAAGGAGAGCGCGGAGATGATG gcccagctGGGCCTATCGGATACCAAGGCCCGATTGGTCTACCCGGACCAGTTGGTCCTCCTGGGGAAAAAGGTTTCCCCGGAATAACGATCACTGGGCCACCCGGGCGAGATGGTTTCCCCGGCATTGACGGTCAAGAAGGTCCTTTGGGCGATCGAGGAGAACCTGGTGCACCAG GTCCCAAGGGTTTCCCTGGCAAAGGTTCGCCGATCGTGGGTCCTAAAGGAGAGGCCGGTCTACCCGGTTTGCCAGGTATGCCCGGCGTACCCGGTTTAAAAGGTTGGGACGGACCTAAAGGATTCAAGGGTTTTCGTGGTGACGACTGCGGTGTGTGTGCTCcag GAGCACCGGGTGAGAAGGGAGAGTTGGGCACCCCAGGTTACGACGGTTTCAATGGAGCCCCGGGATTCCCTGGTCTTCCAGGTCCCCGAGGTTACAAAGGTACGATGGGTATGCCAGGTGCACAAGGAGCCCCAGGTCTCGACGGTGAAAACGGTCTGCACGGTATGGGAGGAGCACAAGGTCCCAAGGGTCCAGCTGGTCGCGTTATCCTACCGGGTTCGCATCACGTATCGCCTCCAGGTGACAAGGGAGATAAGGGCTTTCCTGGTATCGTGGGTTTAAGAGGTATCCGTGGAAGACCTGGCGATGATGGAGATTTCGGCTTCGACGGACCAAAGGGAGAGAAG GGTGACTATGGTATGCCCGGTAACCCCGGCCGCGACGGACAACCTGGCTGGAATGGCGTCGATGGACTGAAAGGTGAACCGGCACCGATTCCGAAGGAGTACCTTAAAGGTGACGGAGGATACGACGGAGCACCTGGACCGAAAGGAGAGAGGGGAACTCCTGGTGCTAAGGGAGAAGTAGGAGACTCGTCGCAACACGATATTATGCCGTTCAAAGGCGTTGTAGGACCGAGAGGATTCGAAGGAGATGATG GCAAAGATGGTCGCAAGGGAGAAAGAGGAGATACCGGATTCAGAGGTCTAATGGGTCTATCTGGTGAACCAGGACCACCTGGTTTCTCAGCTCAAGGGCCAGACGGTATTAAGGGATTCCCTGGTGTGCCAGGAGACGAAGGACCTCGCGGTCCTGCGGGTTTCCCTGGCGGATCCGGTATCGATGGTATGCCG gGACTTGCCGGTCCTAAGGGAGACCGTGGTGACATAGCCAACAACTTCTACTACGGAGACCTCGGTGAGATGGGATTTAAAGGCGAAGAGGGTGATATGGGTGACTTCGGACCGCCAGGTTTTCGCGGTCCACCCGGTGAGCCAGGCATCAAAGGTTTTAAGGGCGAGAGAGGATCGATCGGCTATGCCGGATTCCCCGGTACACCAGGGGCGAAGGGGCCACGCGGAGATAGCATTCAAGGCTGGAGGGGAGAGCCCGGCCTTCCTGGAATTCCGGGACGGCCAGGAATGATCGGTGATATGGGCTTCAAAG GTCTTGACGGAGCCCCAGGATTCGACGGCGACAAGGGTGTACGCGGTAACGTAGGTTTACCTGGCCGTCGAGGTCCGGATGGTGAAACTGGTCATCAAGGTTTCACCGGTATGGATGGACAACTAGGTTTCCTCGGAGCTCCAGGCGAGGATGGCGATATTGGTGAAGTCGGTGATGTGGGACCAAAAGGCTGGGAAGGTTTGATGGGTGAGCCTGGTATGAATGGCCCCAAGGGTGAACGTGGAGACTACGGTCTACCGGGAGTCGAGGGTCCACCTGGTCCTCCAGGATGGCGAGGTCTGAAGGGTGACAGAGGTTTCATGGGTCTGAAAGGAGAACGGGGTGAGAACTCGTTCAGCGGTCCCCAGGGTGAGCTCGGAGAGTCTGGATTTGTCGGAGCTATGGGACCTCCGGGACCACCAGGAGTCGACGGCAGACCTGGTCTTCCTGGAACTAAGGGATTGTCCATTGATGGTTTCATGGGACTAAAGGGTATAAGAGGAGACAACGGATATCATGGGTTTAACGGAACCAAGGGAGTAAAG GGAGAGCCTGGTGATTTTGGTCGAGACGGATTCAAGGGAGAAATGGGTGACGTGGGACCAAAAGGTCACAAGGGTTATCCAGGAACGCACGGACTTCCAGGATTCAAGGGTGAACGAGGACCAATGGGTCCACCGGGAGTCGATGGTCCGAAAGGAAAACGCGGTCCCGACGGAGATCCCGGGCTTATGGGGCGTCCAG GTATGCCTGGAGACATTGGTCCGACAGGTTTAAGAGGACGACCAGGTCCAGCTGGACCTAAAGGTCTGATCGGTGAGCCTGGTTTCCCTGGATTTGGTAATGCAACTTACGGCGATGAAGGAGACGATGGGTTGGATGGTTTGCCTGGCAGGAAAGGGGAAAGAGGACCTATTGGATACATGGGAGCTCCCGGAAGAAAG gGAGAACAGGGAGAGTACGGTATGCCGGGAATGGAAGGATTCCCTGGATTCCCTGGTCAGAAGGGTATGGTCGGTGACGTCGGTCCAGAGGGTCCAGCTGGACCTCCCGGTGAATTCCCTGAACACGGAGAACCTGGTGTTCCTGGACTCGACGGCAGACCAGGACTCCATGGCAGACCTGGTTTCAAGGGTAGTCCAGGAGACTACGGATATGATGGTCCAAATGGAATGACTGGAGAACCTGGAATAAGTTATCCTGGACCTAAGGGAGAAAGAGGAGACATTG GTCCACGAGGCTATATAGGCTTCCCAGGAGCTCCAGGTATGGAAGGAATGCCTGGTTTTCCAGGTCCTAGGGGACCGAAGGGTATGCAGGGAGATATCGGTTATTCGGGTATCAGTAATAAGGGTGAGTTTGGTGAACTCGGTCTCCCTGGATTGGATGGACGACCAGGAGCTAAGGGACAGCAAGGTGACGAAGGATTTGCTGGAATAACGGGATTGCCTGGTCTGAAGGGAGAACGTGGAGATGACGGTTATGCTGGAAGACCTGGTCTACGGGGTATGGACGGTCGCAAA GGTCAAAAGGGTGAACGCGGTCATTTTATTCCTGGACCAAGAGCTTTGAAGGGATTCATGGGTGAACCTGGTTACCCTGGCTTCCCAg GAGAACGTGGTTTGCCTGGAATAGTTGGAGAACCAGGAGAGGACGGTATACCAGGTCGCGTTGGAGAGACGGGTATGACGGGACCACCTGGTAACCCAGGAATCGATGGCCCCGATGGACCAGATGGTCCGGAAGGTGAAGCTGGAGCGACTGGTCGTGCTGGAGCCCAAG GATTCCCGGGAGCTCCGGGATTACCAGCACCTCCAGGCCCCGGACCGAAAAATCGAGGATTCTACTTCGCCAGACATTCGCAATCCGCGATGATTCCGGTATGCCCGAGAAACACGGTCAAAATGTGGGATGGTTTCTCACTTCTCCACGTTATGGGCAACAGTTACGCGCACGCTCAAGATTTAG GTACTCCCGGAAGTTGCTTGAAGAAGTTCTCGGTGATGCCGTTCAACGTATGCAATCTGAACAACGTGTGCGACTACGCGAACCGCAACGACTACAGCTACTGGCTGAGCTCGAATGAACAGATGCCAATGTCGATGACGCCGATCCCGTCTCGCGAAGTGGGCGCCTACATATCACGTTGCTCGGTCTGCGAAGCACCGACGCGCCTCATCGTCATGCACAGCCAGTCGATGGCAATACCCGAGTGCCCCGGAGGCTGGGAAGAGCTCTGGGCTGGATACAGTTTCCTGATG CACCGCGACGCCGGAGCAGCGGGCGGTGGTCAACCTCTGTCCTCGCCAGGCTCCTGCCTGGAGGAGTTCCGCGCGCGTCCGTTCATCGAGTGCCGCGGACAGGGCACCTGCAACTTCTTCTCGACGGCAGTCTCCTACTGGATGGCCACCATCAAGGACTACGAACAGTTCCGCAAGCCTCAACAGCAGACCCTCAAGACCGACCACACGTCCCGGGTCTCGCGTTGCTCGGTCTGTATCCGGAGGCGCGTGAGCGAGGAATCAGCCCACCGGGGAGGAGCTCGACCACCTTACCAGAGCAATGTCCATGGCGGACTTCGAGAACCGACCGCCAGTTACCATCCGGATGACGCCAACAACGAGATCGAGGGCAACGGCTATTACCAGCACCAGCGCAACCCTGGCCAAGACTGGCGCAGGTATCCCTACGGGGATCAGAGGCAGTACCAACAGCCACAGCAGCAACAGTATCCACAGAGAAGGCGCAGACCCAACGAGAACAGGCGAGTAGCCGACAATCTGAGAAGGAGGGGCCGACACCGCAAGCACGCCGAGGTCCAGGAGTGA